One segment of Drosophila ananassae strain 14024-0371.13 chromosome 3R, ASM1763931v2, whole genome shotgun sequence DNA contains the following:
- the LOC6498082 gene encoding mucin-1 isoform X6, with amino-acid sequence MKKQVGFKKKKFKEQGPCARTRKIRPLNMGGTVEQRPWTPTVRIGKIAAETTNPGPAIVTLPTLIGSKVPDSKKKAAPSYSFGHKLGSKYDTFGPGPAQYNVTGLRAKGRDYPRAATLQSRPKELTRFQNPGPGEYDVLHAAKAAMDAPPRYTFGQKPIDLKTFQIPGPNHYQVVPLDVVKRRAPRYSFRIKVNVYIVDNPAPNSYCPEKVTQSKKNAPRYTFGRRTKIQHDQGTPAPGAYCPEKVKLNKTPQFSFGIKHHELRPDYTPAPGTYKPEQVSLEHNPAYSFGIKTKHIQVSDTPAPGAYSPEKSKLHSTPAYSITGKASHDVVDCTPAPGAYEPEKCVLSKTPAFSFGHRVELAKASDTPAPGTYQPEKVRLDSTPAFTLSGRHETKAVSETPAPGSYAPEKYRNDRTPAFTFGGKNEQRLESSTPAPGDYHPEKVRHDHNPAFSFAGRHDLHKISETPAPGDYHPEKVRQDHNPAFSFAGRHDLQKPENTPAPGAYSPEKVRQDHNPAFSMAGKHTQKVSSDTPAPGDYCPEKVRLDHTPAYTFGGKSDPKVENNTPAPGDYCPEKVRQDHNPAFSFAGRHDLHKPDNTPAPGAYSPEKVRQDHNPAFSMAGKHTQKVSSDTPAPGDYRPEKVRLDHTPAYTFGGKSDLKVDNNTPAPGDYHPEKVRQDHNPAFSFAGRHDLHKPDNTPAPGAYSPEKVRQDHNPAFSMAGKHTQKVSSDTPAPGDYCPEKVRQDHNPAFSFAGRHDLHKPDNTPAPGAYSPEKVRQDHNPAFSMAGKHTQKVSSDTPAPGDYCPEKVRLDHTPAYTFGGKSDPKVENHTPAPGDYHPEKVRQDHNPAFSFAGRHDLHKPNDTPAPGAYSPEKVRQDHNPAFSMSGKYIQKVTSDTPAPGDYFPEKVRLDHTPAYTFGGKNDQRVENNTPAPGDYCPEKVRQDHNPAFSFAGRHDLHKPDNNPAPGAYSPEKVRQDHNPAFSMAGKHAQKVASDTPAPGDYCPEKVRLDHTPAYTFGGKNDPKVENNTPAPGDYHPEKVRQDHNPAFSFAGRHDLHKPDTNPAPGAYSPEKVRQDHNPAFSMAGKHIQKVTSDTPAPGDYSPEKVRLDHTPAYTFGGKNDPKIENHTPAPGDYHPEKVRQDHNPAFSFAGRHDLHKPNDTPAPGAYAPEKVRQDHNPAFSFGGKYDPKAEVIHPAPCDYAPERVRLDHTPAYTIAGRPTAEPVMQTPAPCDYHPEQCHVDSTPAFTFGMRLGRELISDTPAPSAYEPEKHSLHSTPAFTFGTKSEIRVTTDAPVRNNGDCTSTTTTTNNSQNNANGSSTTTTTTTTTTTTKTFINGVEQPDLVQKQTKQSTKKQVNGIAHHELKSVPLTNGSHSKVVSTTTTEKQAVHGEKMSDNLKVVASGKSDASATKTAAVSHQTVVRSDGAIVSSGQSSRMQTVKYAVGASSVQEKIISS; translated from the exons ATGAAGAAG CAAGTCGGTTTCAAGAAGAAAAAGTTCAAGGAACAGGGACCCTGCGCCCGCACCCGAAAGATACGACCCCTAAATATGGGCGGGACTGTGGAGCAGCGACCTTGGACCCCGACTGTCCGTATTGGCAAGATTGCCGCCGAAACCACTAATCCGGGACCGGCAATTGTCACGCTTCCGACTTTGATTG GTAGCAAAGTGCCCGATTCGAAGAAGAAAGCGGCCCCTTCGTATTCCTTTGGTCACAAGTTGGGTAGCAAATACGACACCTTTGGACCGGGTCCGGCCCAATACAATGTCACGGGTCTGCGGGCCAAGGGTCGGGACTATCCAAGGGCTGCTACCCTGCAAAGTCGACCCAAGGAACTGACCCGCTTCCAAAATCCAGGACCAGGCG AATACGATGTACTGCATGCGGCCAAGGCGGCGATGGATGCCCCTCCAAGATATACCTTTGGCCAGAAGCCCATAGATCTAAAAACCTTCCAGATTCCAG GTCCCAATCATTATCAAGTGGTGCCACTTGATGTCGTCAAGCGGCGAGCCCCTCGATATTCCTTTCGCATTAAAGTTAACGTCTACATTGTTGACAATCCAG CTCCGAATAGCTATTGCCCTGAAAAGGTCACGCAATCAAAAAAGAATGCCCCACGCTACACTTTCGGTAGACGAACTAAAATCCAACACGACCAGGGCACACCAG CTCCTGGCGCCTACTGTCCTGAGAAGGTGAAGCTCAATAAGACGCCTCAGTTCAGTTTTGGCATCAAACACCATGAGCTGCGGCCAGATTATACACCAG CGCCGGGCACTTACAAGCCCGAGCAGGTTAGCCTCGAACACAATCCCGCCTATAGTTTTGGCATCAAAACCAAACACATTCAGGTCAGCGATACTCCAG CACCCGGTGCTTACAGCCCAGAAAAATCAAAACTACACTCCACACCCGCGTACTCGATCACTGGCAAGGCCTCTCATGATGTGGTAGATTGCACGCCTG CACCCGGCGCATACGAACCAGAAAAGTGTGTCCTGAGCAAGACGCCCGCCTTTAGCTTCGGCCACCGCGTGGAGCTCGCCAAGGCCAGCGACACCCCCGCCCCGGGCACCTACCAGCCCGAGAAGGTGCGGCTGGACAGCACGCCGGCCTTCACCCTCTCCGGCCGCCACGAAACCAAGGCGGTGAGCGAGACCCCGGCGCCCGGTTCGTATGCTCCGGAAAAGTACCGCAACGATCGCACGCCCGCGTTCACCTTCGGCGGTAAGAACGAGCAGCGGCTCGAGAGCTCCACTCCGGCACCTGGCGACTACCATCCAGAAAAAGTTCGGCACGATCACAATCCCGCTTTCTCATTCGCCGGTCGCCACGATTTGCACAAGATAAGCGAGACACCAGCCCCCGGGGACTACCACCCGGAGAAGGTAAGGCAGGACCACAACCCCGCCTTCTCCTTCGCCGGACGTCACGATCTGCAAAAGCCAGAAAATACTCCAGCTCCCGGAGCCTACTCCCCGGAGAAAGTACGTCAAGATCACAATCCTGCTTTTTCCATGGCTGGAAAGCACACACAGAAGGTTTCCAGCGATACTCCTGCTCCCGGGGACTACTGTCCTGAGAAGGTTAGATTAGATCACACTCCTGCCTATACCTTTGGAGGAAAGAGCGATCCTAAAGTGGAGAACAACACTCCAGCTCCTGGGGATTACTGTCCTGAGAAGGTCAGACAGGATCACAACCCCGCTTTTTCGTTTGCCGGACGGCATGACCTCCACAAGCCTGACAACACTCCTGCTCCAGGAGCCTACTCCCCGGAGAAGGTCCGACAGGATCACAATCCCGCTTTTTCGATGGCTGGAAAGCATACCCAGAAGGTATCTTCCGATACACCTGCTCCTGGGGATTACCGTCCCGAAAAGGTTAGATTAGATCACACTCCTGCCTATACCTTTGGAGGAAAGAGCGATCTTAAAGTGGATAACAATACCCCTGCTCCGGGTGACTATCACCCAGAAAAAGTCAGGCAAGATCACAATCCCGCTTTCTCGTTCGCTGGACGGCATGACCTCCACAAGCCTGACAATACTCCTGCTCCTGGTGCTTACTCTCCGGAGAAAGTTCGCCAAGACCACAACCCCGCTTTTTCCATGGCTGGAAAGCACACCCAGAAGGTATCTTCCGATACACCTGCTCCTGGGGATTATTGTCCCGAGAAGGTCAGACAAGATCACAACCCCGCTTTTTCGTTTGCTGGACGACATGACCTCCACAAACCTGACAATACTCCAGCTCCAGGAGCCTACTCCCCGGAGAAAGTACGTCAAGATCACAATCCCGCATTTTCGATGGCTGGAAAGCACACCCAGAAGGTGTCCAGTGATACTCCTGCTCCCGGGGACTACTGTCCTGAGAAGGTTAGATTAGATCACACTCCTGCCTATACCTTTGGAGGAAAGAGCGATCCTAAAGTGGAGAACCACACTCCAGCTCCGGGTGACTATCACCCAGAAAAAGTCAGGCAAGATCACAATCCCGCTTTCTCGTTTGCCGGACGCCACGATCTGCATAAACCCAATGACACCCCGGCTCCTGGAGCCTACTCTCCGGAGAAAGTCAGACAAGATCACAATCCTGCCTTCTCAATGTCTGGAAAGTATATTCAAAAGGTTACAAGTGATACACCGGCCCCGGGAGATTATTTCCCCGAAAAGGTTAGATTGGATCACACTCCTGCCTATACCTTTGGAGGAAAGAACGATCAAAGAGTAGAGAACAATACCCCTGCCCCTGGAGATTACTGTCCTGAGAAGGTCAGACAGGATCACAACCCCGCTTTTTCGTTTGCCGGACGACATGACCTCCACAAGCCTGACAATAATCCTGCTCCTGGTGCTTACTCCCCGGAGAAAGTACGCCAAGATCACAATCCTGCATTTTCCATGGCTGGAAAGCACGCCCAGAAGGTGGCCAGCGATACTCCTGCTCCCGGGGACTACTGTCCGGAAAAGGTTAGATTAGATCACACTCCTGCCTATACCTTTGGAGGAAAGAACGATCCAAAAGTAGAAAACAACACCCCTGCTCCTGGGGACTACCACCCCGAAAAGGTCAGACAGGATCACAACCCCGCTTTCTCATTCGCTGGCCGGCATGACCTTCACAAGCCCGACACCAATCCTGCTCCTGGAGCATACTCTCCGGAGAAAGTTAGACAAGACCATAATCCGGCTTTTTCAATGGCCGGAAAGCATATTCAAAAGGTTACAAGTGACACTCCGGCTCCTGGTGATTACAGTCCCGAAAAGGTTAGGCTAGATCATACTCCCGCTTATACTTTTGGGGGAAAGAACGACCCCAAAATCGAGAACCACACCCCTGCTCCTGGTGACTATCATCCGGAAAAAGTGAGACAGGATCACAACCCCGCTTTCTCATTCGCTGGACGGCACGATCTGCATAAACCCAATGACACCCCGGCTCCTGGGGCATACGCTCCGGAGAAGGTTCGCCAAGATCACAACCCAGCTTTCAGCTTTGGCGGCAAGTACGACCCCAAGGCGGAAGTGATTCATCCTGCGCCATGCGACTACGCCCCCGAGAGAGTTCGCCTCGACCATACACCCGCCTACACCATTGCAGGTCGTCCGACCGCCGAGCCGGTGATGCAGACCCCGGCTCCGTGCGACTACCACCCGGAACAGTGTCATGTGGACAGCACACCGGCGTTTACCTTTGGCATGCGACTGGGAAGAGAACTCATCTCTGATACTCCAG CACCCTCCGCATACGAGCCTGAAAAGCACTCCCTGCACTCCACACCTGCCTTTACTTTCGGCACCAAGTCGGAGATCCGTGTGACCACCGATGCTCCAG TACGCAACAACGGTGACtgcaccagcaccaccacaaccacaaACAATAgccaaaacaatgcaaatggtagtagcaccaccaccacaacaacaaccaccacAACAACCACAAAGACCTTTATCAACGGCGTGGAGCAACCGGATCTGGTgcaaaagcaaacaaagcAAAGCACCAAAAAGCAGGTGAATGGCATCGCCCACCATGAACTCAAGTCAGTACCACTCACCAATGGCAGCCACTCGAAGGTGGTCAGCACCACCACTACTGAGAAGCAGGCGGTGCACGGCGAAAAGATGAGCGACAATCTGAAAGTAGTGGCCAGTGGTAAGTCGGACGCGAGTGCCACTAAGACGGCTGCCGTGAGCCACCAGACGGTGGTGCGCTCCGATGGCGCCATTGTGT
- the LOC6498082 gene encoding mucin-1 isoform X9 translates to MKKQVGFKKKKFKEQGPCARTRKIRPLNMGGTVEQRPWTPTVRIGKIAAETTNPGPAIVTLPTLIGSKVPDSKKKAAPSYSFGHKLGSKYDTFGPGPAQYNVTGLRAKGRDYPRAATLQSRPKELTRFQNPGPGEYDVLHAAKAAMDAPPRYTFGQKPIDLKTFQIPAPGAYCPEKVKLNKTPQFSFGIKHHELRPDYTPAPGTYKPEQVSLEHNPAYSFGIKTKHIQVSDTPAPGAYSPEKSKLHSTPAYSITGKASHDVVDCTPAPGAYEPEKCVLSKTPAFSFGHRVELAKASDTPAPGTYQPEKVRLDSTPAFTLSGRHETKAVSETPAPGSYAPEKYRNDRTPAFTFGGKNEQRLESSTPAPGDYHPEKVRHDHNPAFSFAGRHDLHKISETPAPGDYHPEKVRQDHNPAFSFAGRHDLQKPENTPAPGAYSPEKVRQDHNPAFSMAGKHTQKVSSDTPAPGDYCPEKVRLDHTPAYTFGGKSDPKVENNTPAPGDYCPEKVRQDHNPAFSFAGRHDLHKPDNTPAPGAYSPEKVRQDHNPAFSMAGKHTQKVSSDTPAPGDYRPEKVRLDHTPAYTFGGKSDLKVDNNTPAPGDYHPEKVRQDHNPAFSFAGRHDLHKPDNTPAPGAYSPEKVRQDHNPAFSMAGKHTQKVSSDTPAPGDYCPEKVRQDHNPAFSFAGRHDLHKPDNTPAPGAYSPEKVRQDHNPAFSMAGKHTQKVSSDTPAPGDYCPEKVRLDHTPAYTFGGKSDPKVENHTPAPGDYHPEKVRQDHNPAFSFAGRHDLHKPNDTPAPGAYSPEKVRQDHNPAFSMSGKYIQKVTSDTPAPGDYFPEKVRLDHTPAYTFGGKNDQRVENNTPAPGDYCPEKVRQDHNPAFSFAGRHDLHKPDNNPAPGAYSPEKVRQDHNPAFSMAGKHAQKVASDTPAPGDYCPEKVRLDHTPAYTFGGKNDPKVENNTPAPGDYHPEKVRQDHNPAFSFAGRHDLHKPDTNPAPGAYSPEKVRQDHNPAFSMAGKHIQKVTSDTPAPGDYSPEKVRLDHTPAYTFGGKNDPKIENHTPAPGDYHPEKVRQDHNPAFSFAGRHDLHKPNDTPAPGAYAPEKVRQDHNPAFSFGGKYDPKAEVIHPAPCDYAPERVRLDHTPAYTIAGRPTAEPVMQTPAPCDYHPEQCHVDSTPAFTFGMRLGRELISDTPAPSAYEPEKHSLHSTPAFTFGTKSEIRVTTDAPAPGHYHPEQCKLDSSPAYSFGLKTAPLPNLPVRNNGDCTSTTTTTNNSQNNANGSSTTTTTTTTTTTTKTFINGVEQPDLVQKQTKQSTKKQVNGIAHHELKSVPLTNGSHSKVVSTTTTEKQAVHGEKMSDNLKVVASGKSDASATKTAAVSHQTVVRSDGAIVSSGQSSRMQTVKYAVGASSVQEKIISS, encoded by the exons ATGAAGAAG CAAGTCGGTTTCAAGAAGAAAAAGTTCAAGGAACAGGGACCCTGCGCCCGCACCCGAAAGATACGACCCCTAAATATGGGCGGGACTGTGGAGCAGCGACCTTGGACCCCGACTGTCCGTATTGGCAAGATTGCCGCCGAAACCACTAATCCGGGACCGGCAATTGTCACGCTTCCGACTTTGATTG GTAGCAAAGTGCCCGATTCGAAGAAGAAAGCGGCCCCTTCGTATTCCTTTGGTCACAAGTTGGGTAGCAAATACGACACCTTTGGACCGGGTCCGGCCCAATACAATGTCACGGGTCTGCGGGCCAAGGGTCGGGACTATCCAAGGGCTGCTACCCTGCAAAGTCGACCCAAGGAACTGACCCGCTTCCAAAATCCAGGACCAGGCG AATACGATGTACTGCATGCGGCCAAGGCGGCGATGGATGCCCCTCCAAGATATACCTTTGGCCAGAAGCCCATAGATCTAAAAACCTTCCAGATTCCAG CTCCTGGCGCCTACTGTCCTGAGAAGGTGAAGCTCAATAAGACGCCTCAGTTCAGTTTTGGCATCAAACACCATGAGCTGCGGCCAGATTATACACCAG CGCCGGGCACTTACAAGCCCGAGCAGGTTAGCCTCGAACACAATCCCGCCTATAGTTTTGGCATCAAAACCAAACACATTCAGGTCAGCGATACTCCAG CACCCGGTGCTTACAGCCCAGAAAAATCAAAACTACACTCCACACCCGCGTACTCGATCACTGGCAAGGCCTCTCATGATGTGGTAGATTGCACGCCTG CACCCGGCGCATACGAACCAGAAAAGTGTGTCCTGAGCAAGACGCCCGCCTTTAGCTTCGGCCACCGCGTGGAGCTCGCCAAGGCCAGCGACACCCCCGCCCCGGGCACCTACCAGCCCGAGAAGGTGCGGCTGGACAGCACGCCGGCCTTCACCCTCTCCGGCCGCCACGAAACCAAGGCGGTGAGCGAGACCCCGGCGCCCGGTTCGTATGCTCCGGAAAAGTACCGCAACGATCGCACGCCCGCGTTCACCTTCGGCGGTAAGAACGAGCAGCGGCTCGAGAGCTCCACTCCGGCACCTGGCGACTACCATCCAGAAAAAGTTCGGCACGATCACAATCCCGCTTTCTCATTCGCCGGTCGCCACGATTTGCACAAGATAAGCGAGACACCAGCCCCCGGGGACTACCACCCGGAGAAGGTAAGGCAGGACCACAACCCCGCCTTCTCCTTCGCCGGACGTCACGATCTGCAAAAGCCAGAAAATACTCCAGCTCCCGGAGCCTACTCCCCGGAGAAAGTACGTCAAGATCACAATCCTGCTTTTTCCATGGCTGGAAAGCACACACAGAAGGTTTCCAGCGATACTCCTGCTCCCGGGGACTACTGTCCTGAGAAGGTTAGATTAGATCACACTCCTGCCTATACCTTTGGAGGAAAGAGCGATCCTAAAGTGGAGAACAACACTCCAGCTCCTGGGGATTACTGTCCTGAGAAGGTCAGACAGGATCACAACCCCGCTTTTTCGTTTGCCGGACGGCATGACCTCCACAAGCCTGACAACACTCCTGCTCCAGGAGCCTACTCCCCGGAGAAGGTCCGACAGGATCACAATCCCGCTTTTTCGATGGCTGGAAAGCATACCCAGAAGGTATCTTCCGATACACCTGCTCCTGGGGATTACCGTCCCGAAAAGGTTAGATTAGATCACACTCCTGCCTATACCTTTGGAGGAAAGAGCGATCTTAAAGTGGATAACAATACCCCTGCTCCGGGTGACTATCACCCAGAAAAAGTCAGGCAAGATCACAATCCCGCTTTCTCGTTCGCTGGACGGCATGACCTCCACAAGCCTGACAATACTCCTGCTCCTGGTGCTTACTCTCCGGAGAAAGTTCGCCAAGACCACAACCCCGCTTTTTCCATGGCTGGAAAGCACACCCAGAAGGTATCTTCCGATACACCTGCTCCTGGGGATTATTGTCCCGAGAAGGTCAGACAAGATCACAACCCCGCTTTTTCGTTTGCTGGACGACATGACCTCCACAAACCTGACAATACTCCAGCTCCAGGAGCCTACTCCCCGGAGAAAGTACGTCAAGATCACAATCCCGCATTTTCGATGGCTGGAAAGCACACCCAGAAGGTGTCCAGTGATACTCCTGCTCCCGGGGACTACTGTCCTGAGAAGGTTAGATTAGATCACACTCCTGCCTATACCTTTGGAGGAAAGAGCGATCCTAAAGTGGAGAACCACACTCCAGCTCCGGGTGACTATCACCCAGAAAAAGTCAGGCAAGATCACAATCCCGCTTTCTCGTTTGCCGGACGCCACGATCTGCATAAACCCAATGACACCCCGGCTCCTGGAGCCTACTCTCCGGAGAAAGTCAGACAAGATCACAATCCTGCCTTCTCAATGTCTGGAAAGTATATTCAAAAGGTTACAAGTGATACACCGGCCCCGGGAGATTATTTCCCCGAAAAGGTTAGATTGGATCACACTCCTGCCTATACCTTTGGAGGAAAGAACGATCAAAGAGTAGAGAACAATACCCCTGCCCCTGGAGATTACTGTCCTGAGAAGGTCAGACAGGATCACAACCCCGCTTTTTCGTTTGCCGGACGACATGACCTCCACAAGCCTGACAATAATCCTGCTCCTGGTGCTTACTCCCCGGAGAAAGTACGCCAAGATCACAATCCTGCATTTTCCATGGCTGGAAAGCACGCCCAGAAGGTGGCCAGCGATACTCCTGCTCCCGGGGACTACTGTCCGGAAAAGGTTAGATTAGATCACACTCCTGCCTATACCTTTGGAGGAAAGAACGATCCAAAAGTAGAAAACAACACCCCTGCTCCTGGGGACTACCACCCCGAAAAGGTCAGACAGGATCACAACCCCGCTTTCTCATTCGCTGGCCGGCATGACCTTCACAAGCCCGACACCAATCCTGCTCCTGGAGCATACTCTCCGGAGAAAGTTAGACAAGACCATAATCCGGCTTTTTCAATGGCCGGAAAGCATATTCAAAAGGTTACAAGTGACACTCCGGCTCCTGGTGATTACAGTCCCGAAAAGGTTAGGCTAGATCATACTCCCGCTTATACTTTTGGGGGAAAGAACGACCCCAAAATCGAGAACCACACCCCTGCTCCTGGTGACTATCATCCGGAAAAAGTGAGACAGGATCACAACCCCGCTTTCTCATTCGCTGGACGGCACGATCTGCATAAACCCAATGACACCCCGGCTCCTGGGGCATACGCTCCGGAGAAGGTTCGCCAAGATCACAACCCAGCTTTCAGCTTTGGCGGCAAGTACGACCCCAAGGCGGAAGTGATTCATCCTGCGCCATGCGACTACGCCCCCGAGAGAGTTCGCCTCGACCATACACCCGCCTACACCATTGCAGGTCGTCCGACCGCCGAGCCGGTGATGCAGACCCCGGCTCCGTGCGACTACCACCCGGAACAGTGTCATGTGGACAGCACACCGGCGTTTACCTTTGGCATGCGACTGGGAAGAGAACTCATCTCTGATACTCCAG CACCCTCCGCATACGAGCCTGAAAAGCACTCCCTGCACTCCACACCTGCCTTTACTTTCGGCACCAAGTCGGAGATCCGTGTGACCACCGATGCTCCAG CCCCCGGCCATTATCATCCCGAGCAGTGCAAGCTGGACAGCTCCCCGGCATACAGTTTTGGTTTAAAAACGGCTCCATTGCCAAATCTGCCAG TACGCAACAACGGTGACtgcaccagcaccaccacaaccacaaACAATAgccaaaacaatgcaaatggtagtagcaccaccaccacaacaacaaccaccacAACAACCACAAAGACCTTTATCAACGGCGTGGAGCAACCGGATCTGGTgcaaaagcaaacaaagcAAAGCACCAAAAAGCAGGTGAATGGCATCGCCCACCATGAACTCAAGTCAGTACCACTCACCAATGGCAGCCACTCGAAGGTGGTCAGCACCACCACTACTGAGAAGCAGGCGGTGCACGGCGAAAAGATGAGCGACAATCTGAAAGTAGTGGCCAGTGGTAAGTCGGACGCGAGTGCCACTAAGACGGCTGCCGTGAGCCACCAGACGGTGGTGCGCTCCGATGGCGCCATTGTGT